From the Psilocybe cubensis strain MGC-MH-2018 chromosome 6, whole genome shotgun sequence genome, the window CATCTGTATCGGAAAAAAGGAGAGCACAGATAACGACTGAATAGTCTCTATCGCAAAGAAAGCATCGGCAAAAATACCTTTTGCTCGACATGCATCAGATGGCATAGAATCTCCTGGGTATACAGGCACTCGACATCGCAAAAACCGCTCCTGTGACCatcaaaaaaaacaaaccatGGAGAGATGGTAGGTTGAAGAGAACCTCACTTTGGCAGCATGGAAGCCATTTATCGGCCAATAAAATGCACCACGACATCGCAATAAAAGATTCGTGGGCCGCCGTCAGAAAATGTTCAGATGACCACAGAATTCGGATTCCGACTTCCGAGAGCACTGCGGAGCAAAACGGTTGAGCAGAAATCTGCATCGCGTGAGCCGAATGGCTAAGTAAGTGTTCTGCATGGTGGAGAGATTACCAGACTTTTCTGGCCTTCTAAAGTCTAAAGTTGACGCGTGTGGGTTGGTTGAAGTTGTGTGAACACCACGAGTACTTGTTTTCTTGGCCTTCGGTGGACGAACTTAACCTTCCAGCTACACCTAGTTACCAACTCTAGGTTGCAATAGATATGCCAAATGGTGTTTCGCCTCGTTCAAAAACCAGAGACTAGACAGGAACAGAAGGCTGAAAAAGTTGTACAGAGGCCTCCGACGGTGGATAAAATATAACAAAGAAGGGAATAAACCGcctttgaaaatattcagGTGCGCAAGTCAAAGTTCATCCTTCGTCACGGTATCCCTTGGGGAGTAAGCCCTTGCTCACGCAGCACGAGTGGGCCCTCATTAAAACTCTTGGAAACACACAAGACCTCTTCCTGGGTAAACAAAGAGATGCAGTGACAGAAGAACGACAGCACATGTCGATACGTGGGACGAAGCGTTCAAGAGATGCAGGTAGAATATTTGAATCGGGTACTCTATTCCACAAAGTTGTATCCTCTAATACGGCAGATAACTTTAGTGGTGGCTGTTCTTGTGGTGCTCTAGGGCGGGATTCAGAAGACAAAGCGTGCTGGAAAGTAAAGAACGTACTCAAGTGCACTGAAAGGATATATTAGGTCATGAAACCAAGTCACAAACGAAGCCAACTCACTGTTGTAGTCAATGGTATATCCAACGGCGAACAACCCGACAATGAGAGCAACGATAGGCTTTCCCGACGCGTTCTTTCCAGAGAAGTAGCGTCCCTTGATACCGCTGACACGCGCTGTTGACTCGCCCTTGGGAAGTTTCGAGTAGAA encodes:
- a CDS encoding ATP synthase subunit f, mitochondrial, with the translated sequence MHASLIRRQLGGLIPPKIATPKLVSGGSGAGLGPLVDFYSKLPKGESTARVSGIKGRYFSGKNASGKPIVALIVGLFAVGYTIDYNTRFVF